The Patescibacteria group bacterium genome includes a window with the following:
- a CDS encoding transketolase, with translation MINEVLLTQNKSNAKTIRDGFGEGLLEAGKNNPNLVVLTADLEESTRVNLFAREFKERFFEVGVAEQALVTIASGMANYGKVAVATSFGVFVPGRCLEQIRTTIAINNLPVVLVGSHGGFSAGADGATHQALEDIAITRTLPNMTVISPCDFWEAKKAIIEVVKLKKPVYLRLEREGIDLLTDEKTDFKIGKALVLKDSKEPQITFFGYGSILSEVLKAANLLEDSGIASRVVNISTIKPIDREEILHSARISGCLVSVEAHQKAGGLGSAIAEVLSSNFPVPLEIMGVDDSFGESGKTFELLEKHHLTAPFIKERAMLALQRKTDNFLYR, from the coding sequence ATGATAAACGAGGTCTTACTTACACAAAACAAATCAAACGCCAAAACAATTCGTGATGGTTTTGGGGAGGGGTTGCTTGAGGCTGGCAAGAATAATCCTAATTTGGTTGTTTTGACAGCAGATCTAGAGGAGTCAACAAGGGTGAACCTTTTTGCTAGAGAATTTAAAGAGAGATTTTTTGAAGTTGGAGTGGCAGAACAGGCTTTGGTAACTATTGCCTCGGGTATGGCCAATTATGGAAAGGTTGCAGTTGCCACTTCTTTTGGTGTTTTTGTGCCCGGCAGATGTTTAGAGCAGATAAGAACAACCATTGCTATTAATAATTTGCCGGTAGTTTTAGTGGGCTCTCATGGTGGTTTTTCGGCAGGGGCAGATGGAGCGACTCATCAGGCTTTGGAGGATATAGCCATAACAAGAACTCTTCCTAATATGACAGTTATTTCTCCGTGTGATTTTTGGGAGGCCAAAAAGGCAATTATTGAAGTGGTTAAATTAAAAAAACCAGTTTATCTGCGTCTTGAAAGGGAGGGGATTGATTTACTAACTGATGAAAAAACAGATTTCAAGATTGGCAAGGCTTTGGTTTTGAAAGATTCTAAAGAACCACAAATTACCTTTTTTGGTTATGGATCAATTTTATCTGAGGTTCTAAAAGCAGCCAATTTATTGGAGGATTCGGGAATTGCCTCAAGGGTGGTTAATATTTCTACCATTAAGCCAATTGATAGGGAAGAGATTTTGCATTCAGCAAGGATTTCCGGTTGTTTAGTGAGTGTTGAGGCACATCAAAAAGCTGGAGGATTGGGGTCTGCGATTGCTGAAGTTTTGTCATCTAATTTTCCAGTCCCTCTTGAAATAATGGGAGTTGATGATTCATTTGGGGAATCAGGAAAAACATTTGAGCTCTTAGAGAAACACCATCTTACAGCCCCTTTTATAAAAGAGAGAGCAATGCTTGCTCTTCAAAGGAAAACGGACAATTTTCTTTATCGATAA
- a CDS encoding transketolase, whose amino-acid sequence MLSYQELSDRAREIRILVLKSIFNAGSGHPAGSLGTADIFAAFYFGILKHDPKNPEWEDRDRFILSNGHICPAQYAALALSGYFLTSKLNNLRKIGSGLQGHPHKGRLPGVETTSGPLGSGLAQAVGISLAARLDGKELRIYCLTSDGEHDSGNHWEAVAVASKYKLNNLTVIVDRNKIQLSGDTEDIMPLEPLTDKYKAFGFNVLEIDGHDFGQIFEAVEKARNFKDGPTVIIAQTIPGKGVSFMEGKWQWHGKAPNEKEFEEAVKELEGVI is encoded by the coding sequence ATGCTCTCATATCAGGAACTTTCTGACAGAGCAAGAGAGATAAGAATTTTGGTGCTTAAATCTATTTTTAATGCTGGTTCTGGCCATCCTGCTGGCTCTTTGGGTACAGCTGATATTTTTGCCGCTTTTTATTTTGGAATTTTGAAACACGATCCTAAAAATCCAGAGTGGGAAGATCGCGATCGTTTTATTCTTTCAAATGGTCATATTTGTCCAGCTCAATATGCTGCTTTGGCTTTGTCGGGTTATTTTTTAACCAGTAAGCTTAATAATTTGCGAAAGATTGGCAGCGGCCTGCAAGGACATCCTCATAAAGGAAGGTTGCCAGGGGTTGAAACCACATCTGGTCCTTTGGGGTCGGGCTTGGCTCAGGCAGTTGGAATTTCTCTTGCCGCTCGCCTTGATGGAAAAGAGCTTCGTATTTATTGTCTGACAAGCGATGGGGAACATGACAGTGGTAATCATTGGGAAGCTGTTGCAGTTGCCTCAAAATATAAGCTTAACAACCTAACTGTAATTGTTGATAGAAACAAGATTCAGTTAAGTGGAGATACTGAGGATATTATGCCTCTTGAGCCATTGACTGATAAATATAAAGCATTTGGTTTTAATGTTTTGGAGATAGATGGGCATGATTTTGGACAAATATTTGAAGCAGTAGAAAAAGCTCGTAATTTTAAAGATGGTCCAACGGTGATAATTGCCCAAACAATTCCCGGTAAAGGGGTTTCTTTTATGGAGGGAAAATGGCAGTGGCATGGTAAGGCCCCCAATGAAAAAGAATTTGAAGAAGCAGTTAAAGAGCTTGAGGGGGTTATTTAG
- a CDS encoding ribulose-phosphate 3-epimerase, with the protein MLIIPAIFTDNPQELKNFFTNVSGKFERVQVDINDGSFLGKKTIIPDSLIGVDQDLAIDFHLMVKEPINWVDKCLQAASERIIGQIELMGNQRDFVGKVQIGGAKVGLALDINTPVSAIDRSILADIDVFLLMGYRAGQPGQTFNESVLPKISELVELRKEDSTPFKICVDGGVWSDNIKRLFYLGVDEVVIGRRLLEGDIQDNIRLLKEELKL; encoded by the coding sequence ATGCTTATTATTCCTGCCATTTTTACTGACAACCCACAAGAGCTTAAAAACTTTTTTACTAATGTTTCTGGTAAGTTTGAACGTGTTCAAGTCGATATTAATGATGGCAGTTTTTTGGGTAAGAAAACAATTATTCCTGATTCTTTGATTGGTGTTGATCAGGATTTAGCTATTGATTTTCATCTTATGGTTAAAGAGCCAATAAATTGGGTAGATAAATGTTTACAAGCAGCCTCAGAAAGGATAATAGGTCAGATAGAATTAATGGGAAATCAGAGAGATTTTGTTGGTAAGGTTCAAATAGGGGGAGCAAAGGTGGGTTTGGCTCTTGATATTAATACTCCCGTCTCCGCTATTGATAGATCAATTTTGGCAGATATAGATGTTTTTTTATTAATGGGTTATCGAGCGGGTCAACCTGGTCAGACTTTTAATGAATCGGTGTTGCCAAAGATTTCTGAATTAGTTGAGTTAAGAAAAGAAGACTCAACTCCTTTTAAGATTTGTGTTGACGGCGGAGTTTGGTCTGATAATATTAAGAGACTCTTCTATCTTGGCGTTGATGAAGTAGTTATAGGTAGACGCTTGTTAGAAGGTGATATTCAGGATAATATTAGATTGCTTAAAGAAGAATTGAAATTATGA
- a CDS encoding glyceraldehyde-3-phosphate dehydrogenase, protein MVNVGINGFGRIGRIAFRIALLKHLDEVKIAAVNTSGSMDVSGWAHLVNYDTMYRKFELEVTSKEVKKPEEVTDEDPLIGYLLVNQRSLEIPVLAQRDPAKIPWGKYGVDVVIESTGKFTTEEDAKKHALGGAKRVVISAPAKGGNVGTYVLGVNEYKGDGVVLNNASCTTNCVAPVAAVIQAKFGIEKAAMTTIHSYTDDQNLQDNSHKDLRRARAATENIIPTTTGAAIATTETIPELKGLFDGMALRVPTATGSITDFTFVVKKNTTKEEVNQAFVEATNNVIYKGILAVSELPLVSSDIIGRSESAIVDLSLTQVIGGNLVKVFAWYDNEWGYANRLVEQVVRVGRTLSSNQIPTDPITLSFGGSK, encoded by the coding sequence ATGGTAAATGTTGGTATAAATGGATTTGGCAGAATTGGTAGGATTGCTTTTAGGATTGCACTTCTTAAACATCTAGATGAGGTAAAAATTGCTGCTGTTAATACCTCCGGAAGTATGGATGTTTCTGGTTGGGCCCATTTGGTTAATTATGATACTATGTATCGCAAGTTTGAACTTGAGGTTACTTCAAAGGAGGTTAAAAAGCCTGAAGAGGTAACAGACGAGGATCCATTGATAGGTTATTTGCTTGTTAACCAGAGAAGTCTAGAAATTCCTGTTTTGGCTCAGCGAGATCCAGCAAAGATTCCATGGGGAAAATATGGGGTGGATGTGGTTATAGAGTCAACTGGAAAATTTACCACCGAAGAAGATGCCAAAAAGCATGCCTTGGGAGGAGCAAAAAGGGTGGTTATTTCTGCTCCAGCAAAGGGCGGCAATGTTGGAACTTATGTTTTGGGGGTGAATGAATATAAAGGTGATGGGGTTGTTTTAAACAATGCTTCTTGCACCACAAATTGTGTGGCCCCTGTTGCTGCAGTCATTCAGGCTAAATTTGGAATTGAGAAAGCAGCGATGACCACAATTCATAGTTATACTGATGATCAAAATTTACAAGACAACTCACATAAAGATTTGCGTAGAGCTCGTGCGGCAACTGAGAATATTATACCGACTACAACTGGAGCGGCTATTGCCACAACTGAAACAATACCTGAACTTAAGGGATTGTTTGATGGTATGGCCCTAAGGGTTCCTACTGCTACAGGTTCGATTACTGATTTTACTTTTGTAGTAAAGAAAAATACAACCAAAGAAGAAGTTAATCAGGCTTTTGTTGAAGCAACAAACAACGTTATTTATAAAGGAATTTTAGCGGTTTCTGAGCTTCCTCTTGTGTCATCTGATATTATCGGTAGAAGTGAATCAGCAATAGTTGATCTTTCTTTGACACAGGTAATTGGGGGAAATTTGGTAAAGGTTTTCGCTTGGTATGATAACGAATGGGGTTACGCCAATCGATTAGTTGAACAAGTAGTTAGAGTCGGCCGCACTCTTTCTAGTAATCAAATTCCCACAGATCCAATCACACTTTCTTTTGGGGGGAGTAAATAA
- the pgk gene encoding phosphoglycerate kinase, translating to MFSCPKIKDLDVSGKIGLVRVDLDAVLDDQVDPASNLRLRVIKPTVDFLFGSGALKLVLLAHYGRPEGVKIPELSLSRLVEPLEKVLGRKISFVESLDFGEINNLVQKGDSGSVFLLENLRFWKGEEENDQEFGSFLASFGNFYVNEAFASSHRSHASIVLLPKLLPSAIGLRFEKEIENLSKLFENPSRPVVTIVSGTKKDKLEYLFGLASFSDVVLIAGRFPDYLDDFSIYRKDNRFLVANLNPDKEDITIRSIELFEREIKRAKTIALIGPIGKYEDEGHRLGTKRVFESVANSSGFKVAGGGDTIKAIEMLGLSDKFDWISVGGGATLEFLVKKTLPGIEAFATLE from the coding sequence ATGTTTTCCTGTCCAAAAATTAAAGATTTAGATGTTTCTGGCAAGATTGGTTTGGTTAGAGTTGATCTTGATGCTGTTCTTGATGATCAAGTTGATCCTGCTTCGAATCTTCGTTTAAGAGTAATCAAGCCTACGGTTGATTTTCTGTTTGGCAGCGGAGCTTTGAAATTAGTTCTTCTTGCCCATTACGGTCGGCCTGAAGGAGTAAAAATTCCAGAGCTTTCTTTGTCTAGACTAGTTGAGCCGCTTGAGAAAGTTTTGGGTAGAAAGATTTCTTTTGTTGAGAGTCTAGATTTTGGGGAAATAAACAACCTGGTTCAAAAAGGGGATAGTGGTTCTGTTTTTCTTTTGGAAAACTTGCGTTTTTGGAAAGGAGAGGAAGAAAATGACCAGGAATTTGGTTCTTTTCTTGCTTCTTTTGGTAATTTTTATGTTAATGAAGCTTTTGCCAGCTCCCATAGGAGTCATGCTTCAATAGTTTTGCTTCCTAAACTTTTACCTTCTGCAATTGGCCTTCGTTTTGAAAAGGAGATTGAAAACCTTTCAAAGCTTTTTGAAAACCCCAGCCGCCCAGTAGTAACAATTGTCAGCGGTACAAAAAAAGACAAGCTTGAGTATTTATTTGGTTTGGCGAGTTTTTCCGATGTGGTTCTAATTGCTGGTCGTTTTCCTGATTATTTGGATGATTTCTCGATTTATAGAAAAGACAATCGTTTTTTGGTGGCGAATCTTAACCCTGATAAAGAAGATATCACCATTCGCTCAATTGAGCTTTTTGAAAGGGAAATAAAAAGAGCTAAAACCATTGCTTTGATTGGGCCTATAGGCAAATATGAGGATGAAGGACATCGCCTGGGTACAAAGAGAGTTTTTGAGTCTGTGGCTAATTCGTCAGGCTTTAAAGTTGCCGGTGGGGGGGATACGATTAAGGCAATTGAAATGCTTGGACTTTCTGACAAATTTGATTGGATTTCGGTTGGTGGCGGTGCGACTTTAGAGTTTTTGGTTAAAAAGACCTTGCCTGGTATAGAGGCATTTGCAACTCTAGAATAG
- the rpiB gene encoding ribose 5-phosphate isomerase B, whose translation MKIYLGADHRGYQLKEKIARFLFEKGYSFEDMGALSFNPDDDYPVFAEKVASMVASEPENKGILICGSGVGVSIVANKFDNIRAGLGISEKQVESSRRDDDINILALAADFTNEAEALKMVLAFLETRFSGEEKHKRRLEDITRIEANN comes from the coding sequence ATGAAAATTTATTTAGGAGCAGATCATAGAGGTTATCAATTAAAAGAGAAAATAGCCAGATTTCTTTTTGAGAAAGGGTACTCTTTTGAGGATATGGGAGCTTTGTCTTTTAACCCCGATGATGATTATCCTGTCTTTGCTGAAAAAGTTGCCTCAATGGTGGCTAGTGAGCCTGAAAATAAGGGAATTTTGATTTGTGGATCTGGAGTTGGTGTGAGTATTGTTGCCAATAAATTTGACAATATTAGAGCCGGTTTGGGTATAAGCGAAAAACAAGTAGAATCATCAAGAAGAGATGATGATATTAATATTCTTGCTCTAGCGGCTGATTTTACAAATGAGGCTGAAGCATTAAAGATGGTTTTGGCTTTTCTTGAGACTCGTTTTTCGGGTGAAGAAAAGCATAAAAGAAGGCTTGAGGATATCACTCGCATCGAGGCTAATAATTAG
- a CDS encoding triose-phosphate isomerase, whose translation MIFVNFKTYEESTGSRALVLAKELEKAAKETGVKVVIAAQATDIREIKESVDLEVWSQKIDPVSFGAHTGAILPEAVVLDGGSGTFLNHSESKFNSPQELAEAKKRADEAGLKTLIFASNLEELEKVCVLKPNFVSYEPPELIGSKTTSVAQAQPEIVAKAVKVAGKFNLPLIVGAGIHSNDDVKKSLELGAFGVAVSSDIVKSENPYLELKDLCMGFKI comes from the coding sequence ATGATCTTTGTTAATTTTAAAACTTATGAAGAGTCGACAGGCAGCAGGGCTTTAGTTTTGGCTAAAGAATTAGAAAAAGCTGCAAAAGAAACAGGTGTTAAGGTTGTTATTGCTGCTCAAGCCACAGATATTAGAGAAATTAAAGAGAGCGTTGATCTTGAGGTCTGGTCTCAAAAAATAGACCCTGTTTCTTTTGGTGCTCATACTGGCGCAATTTTGCCTGAGGCAGTTGTCTTGGATGGTGGAAGTGGTACATTTCTTAATCATTCAGAGTCAAAATTTAATAGCCCTCAAGAGTTGGCAGAGGCAAAAAAGAGGGCTGATGAGGCTGGCCTTAAGACCTTGATTTTTGCTTCAAATTTAGAGGAATTAGAGAAAGTTTGCGTTCTTAAACCCAATTTTGTTTCTTACGAACCACCTGAGTTAATAGGTAGTAAAACCACATCTGTTGCTCAGGCCCAACCGGAAATAGTGGCAAAAGCGGTTAAAGTTGCTGGTAAGTTTAATTTACCGTTGATTGTTGGGGCGGGAATTCATTCGAATGATGATGTTAAGAAAAGTTTGGAACTTGGTGCTTTTGGAGTGGCGGTTTCATCTGATATAGTAAAATCAGAAAACCCTTATCTTGAACTGAAAGATCTTTGTATGGGTTTTAAAATCTAG
- a CDS encoding NrdH-redoxin → MAMKVIIYSTTTCPYCKMAKDYLSSKNVVFEEKLVDQDEVAREEMMKVSGGFLGVPFLVITKDDGSQETVLGFDKGKLDSLLGL, encoded by the coding sequence ATGGCGATGAAAGTTATTATTTATTCAACTACTACATGTCCTTATTGTAAGATGGCTAAGGATTATCTATCTTCAAAGAATGTTGTTTTTGAAGAAAAATTAGTTGATCAAGATGAGGTTGCAAGAGAAGAAATGATGAAGGTCTCAGGAGGTTTTTTGGGTGTCCCATTTTTGGTGATAACTAAGGATGATGGATCCCAAGAAACGGTTTTAGGTTTTGATAAAGGTAAACTTGATTCTTTACTTGGTTTATAA
- a CDS encoding cupin, with product MAGYVGNIEEITEKNEYFRQVIFTASHSQLVVMSLKPGEDIGEEVHPNVDQFFRIEEGEGKVVINGEESAIFEGSAVVVPAGARHNVINTSQTEALKLYTIYSPPNHPDGTVHKTKAEAEAYEASHH from the coding sequence ATGGCTGGTTATGTTGGTAATATTGAAGAAATTACCGAGAAGAACGAATATTTCAGACAGGTAATTTTTACTGCTTCTCATAGTCAACTGGTGGTAATGTCGCTTAAACCGGGTGAGGATATTGGTGAGGAAGTCCACCCAAATGTTGATCAGTTTTTTAGGATTGAGGAAGGGGAAGGGAAGGTTGTTATTAATGGAGAGGAGTCGGCAATTTTTGAGGGATCAGCTGTAGTTGTTCCTGCCGGCGCGCGTCATAATGTTATAAACACTTCCCAAACAGAAGCGCTTAAACTATACACAATCTATAGTCCGCCAAACCATCCGGATGGAACAGTTCACAAGACCAAAGCAGAAGCTGAGGCTTATGAAGCATCCCACCATTAA
- the sigA gene encoding RNA polymerase sigma factor SigA has product MDKKVVPELIKKGRAQGFLTQDEILEAFPDAENHIDILDELYDKLLAENIDVFESVALEETDSEEKAREKLEREIELLTKLEGLESTDPVRQYLREIGKVPLLFAEDEIELAKAYEKGDKKAKDLLTESNLRLVVSIAKKYIGRGLSLLDLIQEGNQGLIRAVEKYDWRRGYKFSTYATWWIRQAITRAIADQARTIRIPVHMVETINKIYRVSRKLMQELGRDPTPEEIGEEIDMPPERIREIFKIAQDTTSLEAPVGEEKDSMLGDFIPDEQSLSPVDQASKQLLKDHLDEVLSTLSDREAKVLKLRFGLEGTKPLTLEEVGKVFGVTRERIRQIEAKALRKLKHPSRRRKLQDYLD; this is encoded by the coding sequence ATGGACAAAAAAGTGGTTCCCGAACTAATTAAAAAAGGCAGAGCTCAAGGTTTTTTAACTCAAGATGAGATTCTTGAGGCTTTTCCTGATGCGGAAAATCATATAGATATTTTAGATGAATTGTACGATAAGCTTTTGGCTGAAAATATCGATGTTTTTGAATCTGTCGCTCTTGAGGAGACCGATAGCGAGGAGAAAGCAAGAGAAAAATTGGAGCGGGAGATTGAGCTTTTAACCAAGCTTGAAGGGCTTGAGTCAACTGATCCTGTAAGACAGTATTTAAGAGAAATTGGTAAAGTTCCTCTCCTTTTTGCTGAAGATGAAATTGAATTGGCGAAGGCTTATGAAAAAGGAGATAAAAAAGCCAAAGACCTTTTAACAGAATCTAATCTTCGCTTGGTTGTCTCAATTGCCAAGAAATACATTGGTCGTGGTCTTTCACTTCTTGATTTAATTCAAGAGGGCAATCAAGGCTTAATTCGTGCTGTTGAAAAGTATGATTGGAGGCGAGGGTACAAGTTTTCAACTTATGCTACTTGGTGGATTAGGCAGGCAATAACAAGGGCGATTGCTGATCAGGCAAGAACAATTAGAATCCCTGTTCATATGGTTGAGACGATAAACAAGATTTATCGGGTTTCAAGAAAACTTATGCAGGAGCTGGGTAGAGATCCAACACCAGAGGAAATAGGCGAGGAGATTGATATGCCTCCAGAAAGAATTAGGGAAATATTCAAGATTGCTCAAGATACTACTTCTTTGGAAGCCCCTGTTGGCGAAGAAAAGGATAGTATGCTTGGGGATTTTATTCCTGATGAACAATCTTTATCTCCTGTTGATCAGGCTTCAAAACAGCTTTTAAAAGATCATTTAGATGAGGTTTTATCAACTTTATCAGATCGTGAAGCTAAGGTTTTGAAATTAAGATTTGGGCTTGAAGGAACAAAGCCTTTAACTCTTGAGGAAGTGGGTAAAGTTTTTGGTGTGACAAGGGAGCGCATTAGACAAATTGAAGCCAAAGCCTTAAGGAAACTTAAGCATCCAAGTAGAAGAAGAAAACTCCAAGATTATCTAGACTAA
- the smpB gene encoding SsrA-binding protein, with amino-acid sequence MKILNKKASFNYTLLDRFEAGISLTGEEIKTLKERGADLGNSYVKIINNEAFLINANIFSEGEDPTRSRKLLLHKREIISLESKIKAKKLTLIPVKMYNKGRRIKIELALAKPKKEFEKKETLKRQDIKREIEKELKSISTT; translated from the coding sequence ATGAAAATACTCAACAAAAAGGCGTCTTTTAATTATACTCTGCTTGATAGATTTGAAGCAGGAATCTCTCTAACTGGCGAGGAGATAAAAACACTAAAAGAAAGAGGAGCTGATCTTGGTAATTCCTATGTCAAAATTATAAACAATGAAGCTTTCCTAATAAATGCGAATATTTTTAGTGAAGGGGAAGATCCCACTCGATCAAGAAAACTGCTTTTACACAAAAGAGAAATTATCTCTTTGGAAAGTAAAATTAAAGCCAAAAAATTGACTTTAATACCTGTAAAAATGTATAATAAAGGCCGTCGAATCAAGATTGAATTAGCTTTGGCCAAGCCAAAGAAAGAATTTGAAAAAAAGGAAACTCTGAAAAGACAAGATATTAAAAGGGAGATAGAGAAAGAACTAAAATCAATCTCTACCACCTAA